The Halobacterium hubeiense genome contains the following window.
CTGGACGGCGACGACGTACGCGGCCGTGCGGAGGTTCGGGAGGTCGTTGGCCTCGTAGGCGTCGATTATCGCGTCGAAGGCGTTCGTGATGACCGCCTCCAGCTCCTCGTTGACGCGCTGTTCGGTCCACTGGAAGCGCTGGCGGTTCTGCACCCACTCGAAGTACGAGACGGTGACGCCGCCCGCGTTCGCGAGGATGTCCGGCACGACGTGGACGTTCTTCTCCGTGAGCACGTCGTCGGCGTCGGGCGTGAGCGGGCCGTTCGCGGCCTCCACGACCACGTCGGCCTGCACGTCGCGCGCGAGGTTGCCGTCGATGGCGTTCTCCAGCGCGGCTGGCACCAGCAGGTCCACGTCCAGCGTGAGCAGGTCGTCGTTGCCGAACTCCTCGGTGGCGCCGTCGTAGCCGGCGACGCTGCCGGTCTCGCGCTTGAACTCCTTGACGTGGCGCGTGTCGAACCCCTCGGGGTTGTAGATGGCGCCCGAGGAGTCCGAGACGGCGACGACGTGCGCGCCGAGGTCTTCGAGCAGTCGCGCGGCGATGGAGCCGGCGTTTCCGTACCCCTGTACGGCGACGGTGGCCTCCGCCATCTCCTCGTCGAGGTAGTCGAAGACCTCGCGGGCGGCGAACATCGTCGAGCGCCCGGTCGCCTCGACGCGGCCCCTGCTCCCGCCGTTCTCGAGGGCTTTCCCCGTGATGACGCCGGGCACGGTCGTGTTCTCCAGTTTCTCGTAGGTGTCTTTGATCCAGTTCATCTCCCGCTGGCCGGTGTTGACGTCCGGCGCGGGCACGTCCTTGTCCACGCCGATGAACGGCCGAATCTCCTTGGCGAACGACCGCGTGATGCGTTCGAGTTCGCTCTCCGAGTACTCGCTGGGGTCCAGGGCGATGCCGCCCTTCCCGCCGCCGTAGGGAATGTCCACGACCGCCGTCTTGTACGCCATCCACCCGGAGAGCGCCTTCACCTCGTCGCGGGTGACGCCGGGGTGGTAGCGGATGCCGCCCTTGTAGGGGCCGCGGTCGCCGTTGAACTGCGAGCGGTACGCGTCGAACGTCTCGATGGTGCCGTCGTCCATCTCCACGGAGAGCGTGAGTTCGAGCACGCGCTCGGGCTGCTTGAGTCGGTCGAGGACGTCCGCTCGGACGTCGAGGTACTCGCCCGCGTCGTCGAGTTGCTCTTGGAGGCTCTCGAAGGGATTAGCGTCCGCCATACTCCGACCGACTCCAGCGCTCAGCAAAAGCGTGGCGGAACCCCCGCCGACCCGCTCGCTACGCGTCGCCGCTGCCGGCGGCCCGCGCCCGTTCGAGGATGCGTTCGGCCTGCGAGACCAGCGGCGCGTCTACCATCTCGCCGTCCACGCGGTACACGCCGTGGCCTGCCTCGTCGGCCTCTTGCTTGGCGTCGAGGACGCGCTCGGCCCACTCGACGTCCGCCTCGGCGGGCGTGAACGCGTCGTTGATGGGGGCGACCTGTCCGGGGTGAATCGCGAGCTTCCCGTCGAACCCCAGCTGGGCGGCGAACTCCGTCTCCTCGGCGAGCCCTTCCGTGTCCTCGATGTCCGTGTAGACGGTGTCGATGGCGTCCACGCCTGCGGCACTCGCCGCGAGCACGACCTGCTCGCGCGCGTGCAGGACTTCCACGCCGTCGTCGGTCCGGGTCGCGCCGAGGTCCGCCGCGAGGTCCTCGGCGCCGAACACGAGCGCGTCCGTCGGCCCGGCGTCCGCGATTTCCTCGGCGTGCAGGACGCCGCGCGCGGACTCCACGAGCGCCAGCACGGGCACGTCGAACGCGCGCTCGTCGAGTAGCCGGCCGAGCGTCGTCACCTCGTCGGCGGACCGCGCTTTCGGGAGGACGACGGCGTCGAGGCGCGGGTTCTCACCGGCGAGCACCGTCTCCACGTCGTCGCCCGCGCCCGCCCCGATGGGGTTCACGCGCACGCACACCTCGCAGTCCGGGTCGAAGTCGGGGTCCGCGAGCACCGACTGGACGGCGGTCCGCGCCTCGGTCTTCCGCGCGGGGACGACCGCGTCTTCGAGGTCGAAGACGACGGTATCGGCGCCAGTCTCGGGCGCCTTCCGCAGTAACTCCGGCTGGTCGCCCGGCGAAAACAGAACGCTGCGTCGAGCCATGCCGGGGGGTCGCCCCGGCTGCTTGTATGTCTATCGGCGCACGAGCAACGCGGCCGCGGCGGCGAGCGCGACGACCGCCGCGACGGTCCCGAATCCGGGCGACGCCGACGGCGTCGATTCCTCGGTGGTTGCCGGCGGTTCCGCGGTCGCGGTCTCCGTCGGCTCCGCGGTCGCCGTGCTCGTCGACTCGGCCGTCTCGGTCGCAGTGGCCGTCGCCGTGTTCGCCGCGTCGATGTGGAGGTCCGCACTCACCTCCTCACCGCCACTCTGCGGGTTGACGTCGATGCCCACCGAGTAGTCGCCCGCGTCGGGGTTCTGGACGTCCTCGTAGACGACGATTATCTGGTCGCCCTCCTGTAGCTCGTAGTCGCCGTCCAGCCCGAGCGTCAGCGTCTCGCCGTCGTTGCTCCCGCTGACCTCGCCCAGCGAGGCCGCCAGCGAGCGGTCGATGGTGGCGTTCGAGTCGTTGTTCCCGCGGTCGACGCCGATCTTCACGACGTCGCCCTGCCCGACGTTGCTCACGTCGGTCCCGGTCCCGCTGTAATTGATTTCCAGCCCGTTCCACGACGAGTCACCGATCTCGTTCCCGACGAGCGTGCCCACGGTGTGGGCCGCCGTCGCGCCCGCCTCGTTCGGCACCGAGCTAACCGACGGCTCGGTCTCGCTCACCGCGCCCGCCGGGTTCGGGTCGGGGGAGCTGATGTCGCCGTCACCACCGCTCGTCGTCGTGGGTGATTCGGTGGTGGATGATTCGGTGGTGGGTGATTCAGTAGTGGGTGATTCGGTGGTAGGTGATTCGGTGGTGGGTGATTCGGTGGTGGGTGATTCGGTGGTGGGTGATTCAGTAGTGGATGACTCGGTGGTGGTGGACGATTCAGTGGTGCTTGTCGTCGTTTCTTCCGAGATTGAGAGCGTTCCGGTTGCCGCTGGGGTACTACTCTGTTCGTTTATGTAGACATCAATTTCGTAGTCGCCCACGTCCGGATTCTGTACATCGTTGTACGACACGACAACTTGGTCTCCTTGAGCGAGATTGTAGTTGCCGAAGAGGTTAATCCCGAGCGTTTCATTGTTGTTTGAGACGGAGACGTCGTCTATGTCGTCGAAGGCGCTAATGTTATCGCCGCCGTCGGCGGGGTTGATGTAGATTTCCGTGATGTCCCCCGAGCCGACTTCGCCCACATCAGCTCCGGTTCCACTGTAGTCGACTTGCAGTCCATTCCAAGAACTACCGCCGTCATCGCTGTCTGCGGTGGCTTTCACGGTGTGCTCCGTCGTTTCGCCTGGGCTATCTGAACTGGCCGAAATCGATCCTCCCGTCGCAGCAGTCGTTGCTCCGGCGAACATGGCTGCCGAGACGACCACGGCCACCAACACCCCCGCACGCACATAGTCACGTGGCATACCTCGATGGACTGCCGCCTACTGAAAAAGGGTGGTGGCCGAAACGGCTCGTAAAAGCCTGACGGCCGCGTTTTCGGCGGTTTTAAGGATTGGGGCCGAGCGGGTTCGACCATGGCGGGACGCTACTACGAGGGCTTCGAGGTCGGCGAGACCATCGAACACGAGAAGCGCCGCACTGTCTCCGAGGCGGACAACCAGCAGTTCTGCGACCTCACGATGAACCAGCAGCCGCTGCACCTCGACGAGGAGTTCGCCGCCGACACGCAGTTCGGCGAGCGCGTCGTCAACGGCCTCTACACGCTCAGCCTCGCAGTCGGGCTCACAATCCCGGACACCACCGACGGTACCATCGTCGCGAACCTCTCCTACGACGACGTCGAACATCCCGCGCCGGTGTTCCACGGCGACACGATTCGCGCGCAGTCCACGGTGACGGACAAGCGCGAGACCAGCGACGGCGAGCGCGGCGTCGTCACCTTCCACGTCGAGGCGTTCGCCGTGAACCGCGACGACGAACTGGTCTGCGAGTTCGACCGCACCGCACTCTCGCTGAAGCGCGAGCACGCCGCGGACTGACCGTGACTGTCCGCGACCGCGCGCGACGACTCGGGGCTCGCGCGCCCGACCCGGGGACGCTCGCGCGCTGGGGACTCGGCGCGATGCTGCTCGCGGCGGGCGTCCACAAGCTCCTCGACCCCGCCGCGTGGGCCGTCTACGTCACCGGCTGGCTCGCGCCGTGGCTCGTCGTCTCGCCGGTGGCGTTCATGCTCGCGAACGGCGTGCTCGAGATCGGGTTCGCCGCGCTGCTGTTCGCGGACCGCTACATCGCGTTCGCGGCGCTGGTCGCGTCCGTCTCGCTGGCGGCGACTATCGCCTACCTCGCCGTCGTCTGGGCGACGACCGGGCAGTTCGGGGACGTGATTGCGCGCGACGTCGGTCTCGTCGCCCTCGCGCTCGCGGTGCTCGTGGACGCGCTGCACCGGGAGTGAGCGGCGACCGTGCCGCCCGACCGGGGAAACTGCCTTAGTAAGAGGGTGCGTCGGGTGTCGTATGTCTTCTTCCGAGAAGCCCACAGTCGAGGACGTGATGTCCACGCCGCTGGAGACGATTAGCCCGGATGCGACCGTCAGGGAGGCCGCCGAGCGGATGCGCGCGAAAGACATCAGCGCGCTCGTCGTGACGACGACGCCGCGCGCCATCGTCAGCAGCACGGACGTCCTCGACGCCGTCGCCGAAGGCGAGGACGTCGCCGAGTTGACGGTCCGGGACGTGATGACGACCGACGTCGAGACCGCCGCGCCCGACCTCTACATGGAGGAGGTCGCCGCGATGATGACGACGTACGGCATCAAGCACCTCCCGGTTGTGGACGACGACTACGTCGGGATGATTTCCTCGACGGACGTCACCGCGCACCTCTCGTAGGCCGCCGGGGCCTCAGAGAATCGTGCCGTGCTTCTTCGAGGGCCGGTCTTTCTCGACGTCCTCGTAGAAGTCGAAGCGCGCCGCCAGCTCCGTGCGAAGCTCGGAGGGCGGGACGATTTCGTCGATGACCGTCTCGCTTGCCATCCGGTGGACGTCGATGTCCTCGCGGTACTCCTCGCGGAGCTCCTGCTCGCGCTCGGCGCGCTCCTCGGGGTCGTCGATGTCGTTCAGCTTGTTCGCGTAGACGGCGTTGATGGCGGCTTCCGGGCCCATGATGCCGATTTCGCCGGAGGGGAGCGCGATGGTGGATTCGGGGTCGTAGGCCGGTCCCGACATGGCGTAGATGCCGGCGCCGTAGGCCTTCCGCACGACCACCGACTGCTTGGGGACGGTGGCCTCGCTGGTGGCGTAAATCATCTTCTTGCCCTTCTCCAGAATCGCGTCCTGCTCGACCTGCGAGCCCGCCATGAAGCCGGGCGTGTCGCAGAGGTAGAGCAGCGGAACGTTGTAGGCGTCGGACTTCCAGACGAACTCCGCGGCTTTCTCGGCGGCGTCCGGGAAGATGGCGCCCGCGCGCTCGGCGGGCTGGTTCGCGACGATGCCCACGGTGCGGCCGTCGATGCGCGCGTACCCCGTGAGAATCTCCTTGCCGTACTCGGGCTTGAGTTCGAAGAATGAGTCGCCGTCCACGACGCGCTCGATGAGCTCGTGCATGTCGTACGCGCGGTTCGGGGACTCGGGAATCAGGCCGTCGATGCCCTCGGTGGGTTTCGCGGGCGGCTCGGCGGGCTGGCTCGGCGGTTTCTCGTCGCTGTTGTCCGGGAGGTACCCAATTAGGTCGGAGACGAGTTCGCGGGCGTGCTCCTCGTCGCGGGCGACGAGGTCCGCGCTCCCGGACTGACGGGCGTGCACCTCGGGGCCGCCGAGGTCCTGCATCTCGATTTCCTCGCCGGTCACCATCTTCACCATCCGCGGGCTCGCGATGGCCATCGCGGACATCCCCTCGACCATCACGGTGAAGTCCGCGAATACGGGCGTATAGGCGGCGCCGGCGATGCAGGGGCCGTACAGCACGCAGATCTGGGGGACGCGCCCGGAGAGCCGCGAGTGGTTGAAGTAGTACTTCCCGATGCCCTCGCGGTTCGCGAAGAACCCGGACTGCTGGTCGATGCGACCGCCGGAGGAGTCCATCAGGTAGAGTACCGGCTGCCCGGTCTTGAGTGCGCGCTGCTGCATCCGGAGGAACTTCTCGACGCCGCGCTCGGCCATCGACCCCGCCTTCACGGTGAAGTCGTTGGCCATGAAGTGGACGTCCCGCCCCTCGAAGTCCGCCGCCCCCGTGATGAGGCCGTCCGCGGGGAGGCGCGTGTCGGGGTCTGCCTCCTCGACGTCCGGGCTGTTCGGGTGCCACGAGTCGAAGTTCGCGAACCTCCCGTCCTCGAACAGGAGGTCGCCGTTGCCGTCCCCGCCCTCGTCGCCGAACCAGAGGTCGAGGCGGTCGCGCACGAACAGCTTGTCCTGCTCGCTCAGGCGCGCCTTGTACTTCTCGGGGCCGCCGTCGAGGATGTCCGCGATTTCCTCGCGCAGTCTCTCCTCGCGCTCGGTCGGCCCGAGTTCCCGCTCCGGTTCGGCGTCCTCCTCGGCGGCGGGCTCGGGCGCTTCGTGGACGGCCGCGGGCTCGTCGTCGTCGCCGAGGTACACCTCGACCTCGTCGGCGACGTGTTCGGCGAGCGCGGCGGCGACCGCGCGTGCTTCCTCTTCGGTCGCGCCGGCGCCGATTCGCACCTTCATGGTCTTTCGTGAGTTGCACGGTGGCAAACCGTTTTCTCTTCGCCGCCCGCCGAATCGGCCACAAAGATTACGTCCTCAGACAGAAAACAAATCCCGCATGGGTCCCGTCGAACTGCTGTTGGCGCTGCTCCTGGTCGTCGTGTTCGCGGCGTTCGCGTACCTGCTCCCGCAGGTGTACGAGACGCTGCACTCGTAGCGCCAGCGCGGCCGCGGACCACCGGCGGCTAAGTTCCTCGCAGTCCATCCGCCGGTATGAGCGACTCGCTGGCGGTCGTCGGCGCGGGCGCTGCGGGCGCCGCCGCCGCGTACCGGCTCCGCGACGCCGACCGCGACGCGACGGTGTTCGAGAAGTCCCGCGGCGTCACCGGCCGCGCGGCGACCCGGCGGCGCAACGGCTGTCGCTACGACCACGGCGCGAACTACGTCACTCCCGGCGACGGCCCGGTCGCGGACCTCGTGCGCGACCTCGGCGACGACGGCCGTCACGACATCGCCGAGCCGGTCTGGATGTTCGACGGCGCCGGGACCGTCGCGCCGGGCCGCGACAGCGGCGAGCCGAAGTGGACGTGGGCGGCCGGCATCACGCAACTCGGGAAGCGCCTGCTCGCGCGCACCGACGCGACGGTCCGCCGGGAGACGCGCGTCCGCTCGCTCGCTCGGACGGCCGACGGCGGCTGGGCGCTCACGGACGCCGACGGGGAGACGTACGGGCCGTTCGGCGACGTCCTGCTGACGCCGCCGGCGCCCCAGACCGCCGACCTGCTCGCGGCGACGGACTGGGACGACGAGCGCCTCGCGGCCGCCCGGGACGCCGCGGCCGCAGTGCCGTACCGGAGCGTCGTCACCGCGGTCCTCCACTACCCGTTCGAACTCGACCGCGAGTGGTACGCGCTCGTCAACACGGACGACGACCACGACGTCGGCTGGCTCGCCCGCGAGTCCTGCAAGCCCGGACACGTCCCGGACGGCGAGAGCCTCCTCGTCGTCCAGATGGCGCCAGACTGGTCGGCGACACACTACGACGACCCGGACGGCGATCAGGTCGCGGCCGCCGCCGACCGGGTCGCCGCGCTGCTCGACGACGACCGCCTCCTCGACCCGGACTGGACGGACACGCAGGGCTGGCGGTACGCGCTCCCCGACGCCGCCGCCGAGCGCGAGCCACTGTCGGCGGTCGCAGACGCAGGCCTCCACTTCGCGGGCGACTGGGTCGCCGGCGAGGGCCGCGTCCACGCGGCCGTCGAGTCCGGGCTCGACGCCGCCGACCGGATTCGGTAACGGCGTCGCCGCGGGGCCGCGGTCGCACGCGCCCGGGCTCGACGCGACCACCACTATATTCAAGTGCGTTACAGCAAGACAGAGAGACGTGTCTCGGTGCTCAGTCCCGCGTTCCGTCGTGGTCGCCGTCGTCGTCGCGCTCGCGGCGGCGAGCCCGGCGACGGCGCTCGCGGCCGGCACCGCCGACGCCGCCACGGTCGATTCGGGCGTCCTCTCGGTCGAGGTGACCGGGCCGGGCGCCGCGACCGAACGGGGCGGCGTCTACTACGTGTGGGCCGACGAACCCGCGACCGTGCGGGTGACCGTCGGCGACTACCTCGGCG
Protein-coding sequences here:
- a CDS encoding acyl-CoA carboxylase subunit beta, with the translated sequence MKVRIGAGATEEEARAVAAALAEHVADEVEVYLGDDDEPAAVHEAPEPAAEEDAEPERELGPTEREERLREEIADILDGGPEKYKARLSEQDKLFVRDRLDLWFGDEGGDGNGDLLFEDGRFANFDSWHPNSPDVEEADPDTRLPADGLITGAADFEGRDVHFMANDFTVKAGSMAERGVEKFLRMQQRALKTGQPVLYLMDSSGGRIDQQSGFFANREGIGKYYFNHSRLSGRVPQICVLYGPCIAGAAYTPVFADFTVMVEGMSAMAIASPRMVKMVTGEEIEMQDLGGPEVHARQSGSADLVARDEEHARELVSDLIGYLPDNSDEKPPSQPAEPPAKPTEGIDGLIPESPNRAYDMHELIERVVDGDSFFELKPEYGKEILTGYARIDGRTVGIVANQPAERAGAIFPDAAEKAAEFVWKSDAYNVPLLYLCDTPGFMAGSQVEQDAILEKGKKMIYATSEATVPKQSVVVRKAYGAGIYAMSGPAYDPESTIALPSGEIGIMGPEAAINAVYANKLNDIDDPEERAEREQELREEYREDIDVHRMASETVIDEIVPPSELRTELAARFDFYEDVEKDRPSKKHGTIL
- a CDS encoding CBS domain-containing protein, coding for MSSSEKPTVEDVMSTPLETISPDATVREAAERMRAKDISALVVTTTPRAIVSSTDVLDAVAEGEDVAELTVRDVMTTDVETAAPDLYMEEVAAMMTTYGIKHLPVVDDDYVGMISSTDVTAHLS
- a CDS encoding DoxX family membrane protein, with protein sequence MTVRDRARRLGARAPDPGTLARWGLGAMLLAAGVHKLLDPAAWAVYVTGWLAPWLVVSPVAFMLANGVLEIGFAALLFADRYIAFAALVASVSLAATIAYLAVVWATTGQFGDVIARDVGLVALALAVLVDALHRE
- a CDS encoding PGF-CTERM sorting domain-containing protein, translated to MGEVGSGDITEIYINPADGGDNISAFDDIDDVSVSNNNETLGINLFGNYNLAQGDQVVVSYNDVQNPDVGDYEIDVYINEQSSTPAATGTLSISEETTTSTTESSTTTESSTTESPTTESPTTESPTTESPTTESPTTESPTTESSTTESPTTTSGGDGDISSPDPNPAGAVSETEPSVSSVPNEAGATAAHTVGTLVGNEIGDSSWNGLEINYSGTGTDVSNVGQGDVVKIGVDRGNNDSNATIDRSLAASLGEVSGSNDGETLTLGLDGDYELQEGDQIIVVYEDVQNPDAGDYSVGIDVNPQSGGEEVSADLHIDAANTATATATETAESTSTATAEPTETATAEPPATTEESTPSASPGFGTVAAVVALAAAAALLVRR
- a CDS encoding NAD(P)/FAD-dependent oxidoreductase: MSDSLAVVGAGAAGAAAAYRLRDADRDATVFEKSRGVTGRAATRRRNGCRYDHGANYVTPGDGPVADLVRDLGDDGRHDIAEPVWMFDGAGTVAPGRDSGEPKWTWAAGITQLGKRLLARTDATVRRETRVRSLARTADGGWALTDADGETYGPFGDVLLTPPAPQTADLLAATDWDDERLAAARDAAAAVPYRSVVTAVLHYPFELDREWYALVNTDDDHDVGWLARESCKPGHVPDGESLLVVQMAPDWSATHYDDPDGDQVAAAADRVAALLDDDRLLDPDWTDTQGWRYALPDAAAEREPLSAVADAGLHFAGDWVAGEGRVHAAVESGLDAADRIR
- a CDS encoding Glu/Leu/Phe/Val family dehydrogenase, with translation MADANPFESLQEQLDDAGEYLDVRADVLDRLKQPERVLELTLSVEMDDGTIETFDAYRSQFNGDRGPYKGGIRYHPGVTRDEVKALSGWMAYKTAVVDIPYGGGKGGIALDPSEYSESELERITRSFAKEIRPFIGVDKDVPAPDVNTGQREMNWIKDTYEKLENTTVPGVITGKALENGGSRGRVEATGRSTMFAAREVFDYLDEEMAEATVAVQGYGNAGSIAARLLEDLGAHVVAVSDSSGAIYNPEGFDTRHVKEFKRETGSVAGYDGATEEFGNDDLLTLDVDLLVPAALENAIDGNLARDVQADVVVEAANGPLTPDADDVLTEKNVHVVPDILANAGGVTVSYFEWVQNRQRFQWTEQRVNEELEAVITNAFDAIIDAYEANDLPNLRTAAYVVAVQRVVDAYEGSGSWP
- a CDS encoding HpcH/HpaI aldolase/citrate lyase family protein, producing the protein MARRSVLFSPGDQPELLRKAPETGADTVVFDLEDAVVPARKTEARTAVQSVLADPDFDPDCEVCVRVNPIGAGAGDDVETVLAGENPRLDAVVLPKARSADEVTTLGRLLDERAFDVPVLALVESARGVLHAEEIADAGPTDALVFGAEDLAADLGATRTDDGVEVLHAREQVVLAASAAGVDAIDTVYTDIEDTEGLAEETEFAAQLGFDGKLAIHPGQVAPINDAFTPAEADVEWAERVLDAKQEADEAGHGVYRVDGEMVDAPLVSQAERILERARAAGSGDA